One stretch of Burkholderia oklahomensis C6786 DNA includes these proteins:
- a CDS encoding Rieske 2Fe-2S domain-containing protein: MNAVSPLLFNSASRWMPVALSEQVSSETPLGVVCMEQPLVLFRDASGAVRAMEDRCAHRRAPLSLGRMTPDGRLQCAYHGWTYEGATGACVAIPNLSANEHVPSHFAARAYKTLERDGFVWACATDARQSVGAITQDVRDAQRFSSSVTVAITRDEYVAALADGPHLTMRIAGLHITDYVIADTAPRDGKISIERGVTWATRFIDQHFGVRYPWTLRVTSSQDDALASVELETSDGAPMLWASIAIAPAARGTTNVLWRGGVAADARGVGAKLFRIWARLHRSPFAMLAHVDGRALSTLDALYSRAWHCTISGQRVSTQVMSTDNRTRSQ, translated from the coding sequence ATGAATGCGGTCTCTCCACTGCTTTTTAATTCCGCATCACGCTGGATGCCGGTCGCGCTGTCCGAGCAGGTGAGCAGCGAGACGCCACTCGGCGTCGTCTGCATGGAGCAGCCGCTCGTACTGTTTCGTGACGCGTCGGGTGCCGTGCGCGCGATGGAGGATCGTTGCGCGCATCGCCGCGCGCCGCTATCGCTCGGACGCATGACGCCCGACGGCCGGCTGCAGTGTGCCTATCACGGCTGGACCTACGAAGGCGCGACGGGCGCATGCGTGGCGATTCCGAATTTGTCGGCGAACGAGCATGTGCCTTCGCACTTCGCCGCGCGTGCGTACAAGACGCTCGAGCGCGACGGATTCGTATGGGCATGCGCAACCGATGCGCGACAGTCCGTCGGAGCGATCACTCAAGACGTCCGCGATGCGCAACGGTTCTCAAGCTCGGTGACAGTCGCGATCACGCGCGACGAATACGTGGCGGCATTGGCGGATGGGCCGCATCTGACGATGCGCATTGCCGGCTTGCATATCACGGACTACGTGATCGCAGACACGGCACCACGTGACGGCAAAATCTCGATAGAACGCGGCGTCACGTGGGCGACGCGCTTCATCGACCAGCACTTCGGCGTGCGCTATCCATGGACGCTTCGCGTTACATCGTCACAAGACGACGCGCTCGCGTCGGTCGAGCTCGAGACAAGTGACGGCGCGCCGATGCTGTGGGCGTCGATCGCGATCGCGCCGGCAGCCCGCGGCACGACGAACGTACTTTGGCGCGGTGGCGTGGCCGCCGACGCGAGAGGTGTCGGCGCGAAACTGTTTCGCATATGGGCCCGCCTGCACCGCTCACCGTTCGCGATGCTCGCACACGTCGACGGTCGCGCACTGTCGACGCTCGATGCGCTCTACTCGCGGGCTTGGCATTGCACGATCTCGGGACAGCGCGTATCGACGCAGGTGATGTCGACCGATAACCGCACAAGGAGTCAATGA
- a CDS encoding aromatic ring-hydroxylating dioxygenase subunit alpha has product MLSDDNEDVDLTSRRNEEDWLPNRTRLRNAWLPLAHTFEVGERASRWHIHSEPCYLWRAGGRINASQWHPDQPVSKRPASHPRDQGAECYPVIERYGYVWVWYGDPEAASDTFMPDVPFLPHDGGLPKYMQGNIRIDCCAPLLIENLLDLTHSDFLHANVFGDQQSDEDRIDVRYTSETVTMIRRCKNKSVLPIMRWFGGVRAKYQDLHAVIHVHVRSSVALAYGRHTPGSDLPLFHPCVPESRNYCRLNFALNATAAPWPLRLLLPFVPYVVGPQDNRMVRSQNGRYLDPGERRDLFSRFDRAGLRYRILWQQLAKRQREGDFTYADDALPSQDACDILGMPNR; this is encoded by the coding sequence ATGCTATCCGATGACAACGAGGACGTCGACTTGACGAGCCGTCGCAACGAGGAAGATTGGTTACCTAACCGGACTCGCCTGCGCAACGCGTGGCTTCCGCTCGCTCACACGTTTGAAGTCGGCGAGCGCGCGTCGCGCTGGCATATTCATTCGGAGCCGTGCTATCTATGGCGTGCGGGCGGCCGCATCAATGCGTCTCAATGGCATCCCGACCAGCCGGTTTCAAAGCGTCCTGCATCGCACCCGCGAGACCAGGGCGCAGAATGTTATCCGGTAATCGAACGATACGGTTACGTATGGGTCTGGTACGGCGACCCCGAAGCTGCGAGCGACACCTTCATGCCCGACGTGCCATTCCTGCCGCACGATGGCGGCCTGCCGAAGTATATGCAGGGCAACATCCGAATCGATTGCTGCGCACCGCTACTCATCGAAAATCTGCTCGATTTGACGCACTCGGACTTTCTGCATGCGAACGTGTTTGGTGATCAGCAGTCCGATGAGGATCGAATCGACGTCCGTTATACATCCGAAACGGTGACGATGATCCGCCGCTGCAAGAACAAATCGGTCCTGCCGATCATGCGCTGGTTCGGTGGCGTGCGTGCGAAATATCAAGACCTTCACGCGGTGATCCACGTACACGTGCGCAGCTCAGTCGCGCTGGCCTATGGCCGTCACACACCGGGCAGCGATCTGCCTTTGTTCCATCCATGCGTGCCCGAATCGCGCAACTATTGTCGACTCAACTTTGCGTTGAACGCGACGGCGGCGCCGTGGCCGCTACGCCTGCTATTGCCGTTCGTGCCCTATGTCGTCGGACCTCAGGACAATCGCATGGTCAGATCGCAAAACGGCCGCTATCTGGACCCGGGCGAGCGCCGCGATCTGTTTTCGCGTTTCGACCGTGCCGGATTGCGCTATCGGATTCTGTGGCAGCAACTCGCGAAACGGCAACGCGAAGGGGATTTCACTTACGCGGATGACGCACTTCCGAGCCAGGACGCGTGCGATATTCTCGGGATGCCGAACCGATAG